Proteins encoded within one genomic window of Panacibacter microcysteis:
- a CDS encoding BamA/TamA family outer membrane protein has translation MSSFLLIIFMRFSRKLSCVLCYFLPLVLLISSCTVVKRPPAGKPFVFDNKVTIIGNVDKDEKKRLTNELANYWDDSLYAAKVQQFGVRYVLKDPPVFDTANIARSVSFMKSYLNSQGYYNASFLNPDSSYTFEKKDDEVRTTINFVINPGKSLIINSIYYDLGDTALNRFSKINRKYSAVKPGKTRFSKQVIAAELDREVALFRQRGYFLLTRDNLVAEIDTADLSLLQVTLDPFEQAEKIAAATQRRLENPTAVVGIKKRNFKDSVMSAGDSAFFKRYYIGKIYYYPETGRYDQPDSLVTDTASFKRVPVNAYTLFYKQDKPYVRFRTLREHTYQLRGNMYNETNFYRTLNNFNQIGAWERVDYRTYLRNDTVDFHYFLTPAKKETLGFYVEASRNTGDLLTSGTLIGFALNTTYINRNVWHSAIQSNTTFSNGVEFSFLQNNSLLQTFQSSLSHGYTFPRFILPRFTKPKNPYRLDNIRTRLNTSASYVERKDFYRLRSLIANWGYEWKKKNIFYSVKIPNVELYSLDTLPNLRDEFETNPFLRTSFNTGTVISLQGSALLSYPGKNNNVSNLVRLAAEESGAILGRIKGLQDKIYQYIKFEAEYRKLISQRKSAIALRAFAGIGYNYGKNERFGKTLPFFKQFVGGGPNSMRAWGLRLIGLGSSLSSDTAATFRDRYGDMQLEANAEYRFTLAEFSAVKVGSALFVDAGNVWNLHPNENSPNSNFDFDRFGKDIAIGVGTGLRFDFNYFLIRVDMGIKLKDPVRSANNGWLSIKDFTWKNYEYTDKGAPTRNNYAIQLGIGLPF, from the coding sequence TTGAGCTCATTCTTACTGATCATCTTTATGCGTTTTAGCCGGAAACTGAGTTGTGTTTTATGTTATTTTTTACCGCTTGTTTTACTGATAAGTTCATGCACAGTTGTAAAAAGACCACCTGCCGGTAAACCATTTGTATTCGATAACAAGGTTACAATTATAGGCAATGTTGATAAAGATGAGAAAAAAAGACTGACCAATGAACTTGCCAATTACTGGGATGATAGTTTATATGCTGCAAAAGTGCAACAGTTTGGCGTACGGTATGTATTAAAAGACCCGCCTGTTTTTGACACGGCAAATATTGCACGATCGGTGTCTTTCATGAAAAGTTATCTCAATTCCCAGGGCTATTACAACGCTTCTTTTCTTAACCCTGATTCATCTTATACCTTCGAAAAAAAAGATGATGAGGTTCGTACCACCATCAACTTTGTGATCAACCCCGGCAAAAGCCTGATCATAAATTCTATATATTACGATCTTGGTGATACTGCTTTGAACCGCTTCTCTAAGATAAATCGTAAATACAGCGCTGTTAAACCCGGCAAAACAAGATTCTCCAAGCAGGTGATCGCTGCAGAGCTTGACCGCGAAGTAGCGCTTTTCAGGCAGCGCGGTTATTTTCTGCTGACGAGAGATAATCTTGTGGCAGAAATAGACACGGCCGATCTTTCATTATTGCAGGTAACACTCGACCCGTTTGAACAGGCTGAGAAAATTGCGGCGGCCACGCAGAGACGGCTTGAAAATCCTACTGCAGTCGTAGGCATCAAAAAGAGAAATTTTAAAGACTCGGTTATGTCTGCGGGCGACAGTGCGTTTTTTAAACGATACTATATTGGTAAGATATACTACTATCCCGAAACAGGGAGGTATGATCAGCCGGACTCGCTGGTAACCGATACGGCATCTTTCAAAAGAGTTCCTGTAAATGCGTATACATTGTTCTATAAACAGGATAAACCTTATGTAAGATTCAGAACACTCCGGGAGCATACATACCAGTTACGCGGTAACATGTACAACGAAACAAACTTTTACAGAACACTGAATAACTTTAACCAGATAGGTGCATGGGAACGGGTTGACTACAGAACTTATCTTAGAAATGATACTGTAGACTTTCATTATTTTCTTACACCAGCCAAAAAAGAAACGCTTGGCTTTTACGTGGAGGCCAGCCGCAATACCGGGGATCTCCTTACATCCGGAACCCTGATTGGTTTTGCGTTGAACACAACCTACATAAACCGGAACGTGTGGCACTCGGCCATACAATCCAACACCACATTCAGTAATGGCGTAGAGTTTAGCTTTTTGCAAAACAATTCTTTGCTGCAAACTTTTCAATCGTCGCTCAGTCACGGTTACACCTTTCCGCGGTTTATACTGCCACGCTTTACCAAACCCAAGAATCCCTATCGCCTGGATAATATCCGCACCAGGTTAAATACCAGTGCGTCTTACGTGGAAAGAAAGGATTTTTACCGGTTACGCTCACTCATTGCCAACTGGGGGTATGAATGGAAAAAGAAAAACATTTTTTACTCGGTAAAAATTCCAAATGTTGAATTATACTCACTGGATACACTGCCAAACCTGCGTGATGAATTTGAAACAAACCCGTTTCTCCGCACATCTTTCAATACCGGCACAGTAATAAGCCTGCAGGGTAGTGCCTTGCTCTCTTACCCGGGCAAAAACAATAACGTAAGCAATCTGGTAAGGCTTGCAGCAGAAGAGTCGGGCGCTATACTTGGGCGCATTAAAGGGTTGCAGGATAAAATCTATCAATACATCAAATTTGAAGCTGAATACAGGAAGCTGATCTCTCAAAGAAAGTCTGCCATTGCATTGCGGGCATTTGCGGGCATCGGTTACAACTATGGAAAGAATGAACGCTTTGGTAAAACACTGCCATTCTTTAAGCAGTTTGTTGGCGGTGGCCCAAACAGCATGCGTGCATGGGGGTTGCGGCTTATTGGCCTCGGTTCTTCCCTCTCGAGCGATACGGCGGCAACTTTCCGCGACAGGTATGGAGATATGCAGCTTGAAGCCAATGCAGAATACCGCTTTACGCTGGCAGAGTTTAGCGCAGTAAAAGTAGGCAGTGCTTTATTTGTAGATGCCGGCAATGTATGGAACCTGCACCCCAACGAAAATTCGCCAAACAGTAATTTTGATTTCGACCGGTTTGGTAAAGACATTGCTATTGGCGTGGGTACCGGCTTACGGTTCGATTTCAATTATTTTCTGATAAGGGTTGACATGGGCATAAAACTGAAAGACCCTGTACGTTCTGCCAATAATGGCTGGCTCAGCATCAAAGACTTTACCTGGAAGAATTACGAGTACACCGACAAAGGTGCCCCTACACGCAACAACTACGCCATACAGTTAGGCATTGGCCTCCCCTTCTGA
- a CDS encoding sensor histidine kinase encodes MNTSAPSSRKSLKIINAVWWTAVSIIHSFSLANFNVSNTQVIADSVITNLILAGSCMLIFNNMRYYLPKHEKYWYVLIVSIIVSSICLFISNTVLKMVFKDDAQYLLILGDSLSIRFGVSFLMISCMSMISLLWYTQEEQADMEARKTEAERLSKEAELFKLRQQLQPHFLFNSLNSISALTGSQPEKARHMIQQLSDFLRGTLRRDEQQWSSLKEELEYLQLYLDIEKVRFGYRLQTQINCNEASLQLKLPALLLQPVVENAIKFGLYDTVGEVTISIHATTKNDHLEVSVENPFDPETALPLQGTGFGLASIQRRLFLLFGRHDLLQTTKTGHLFITTISIPQLQQI; translated from the coding sequence TTGAACACAAGCGCACCATCTTCCAGGAAAAGTCTTAAAATAATCAACGCAGTCTGGTGGACAGCCGTAAGCATTATACATTCTTTTTCACTGGCCAATTTCAACGTTAGCAATACACAGGTTATAGCAGACAGCGTAATTACCAATCTCATTCTCGCAGGCAGTTGCATGCTTATTTTTAATAACATGCGGTACTACCTGCCAAAACACGAAAAATACTGGTATGTATTAATCGTAAGCATTATTGTAAGCAGTATATGCCTTTTCATTTCTAACACGGTTTTGAAAATGGTTTTTAAAGACGATGCGCAGTACCTGCTGATACTGGGCGACTCCTTGTCTATCCGTTTTGGTGTGTCCTTTCTCATGATCAGTTGTATGAGCATGATCAGCTTACTATGGTACACGCAGGAAGAGCAGGCAGATATGGAAGCCAGGAAAACAGAAGCAGAGAGATTATCCAAAGAAGCGGAATTATTTAAACTAAGGCAGCAACTGCAACCGCATTTTTTATTCAACAGTTTAAACTCTATCAGTGCCTTAACGGGCTCGCAGCCTGAGAAGGCAAGACATATGATACAACAGCTCAGCGATTTTTTACGTGGCACACTAAGAAGGGATGAACAGCAATGGAGCTCGCTGAAAGAAGAACTGGAATACCTGCAGTTATACCTCGATATTGAAAAAGTGAGATTTGGTTACCGTTTGCAAACACAGATCAATTGCAATGAAGCATCACTGCAGCTAAAACTGCCTGCATTATTATTGCAGCCGGTGGTGGAAAACGCTATAAAATTTGGCCTGTACGATACTGTGGGCGAAGTAACCATCAGCATTCACGCTACCACAAAAAACGACCACCTTGAAGTAAGTGTAGAAAACCCTTTCGATCCTGAAACGGCACTACCCTTGCAGGGCACCGGGTTCGGACTGGCCTCTATTCAAAGAAGGCTGTTCTTATTATTTGGCAGGCACGATCTGCTGCAAACAACAAAAACAGGACATCTTTTTATAACAACCATTTCTATTCCTCAGTTACAACAGATCTAA
- a CDS encoding TrmH family RNA methyltransferase, giving the protein MISKNELKYIQSLYHKKVRNEEGVFIAEGVKLVNELLQNNFPVRKVYATGNWQSPVAFENVQEIELQELEKMSSLHTPNMVLAVAAQQKPLHEPVLQNNITLVLDGIQDPGNLGTIMRIADWFGITQVVAGNDTADMYNPKVVQSTMGSIMRVNVWYKEIASWLATADVPVYGALLNGKSIYEKTSVKEGILVIGNESKGIRQEVMPYIQEALTITGSGHAESLNAAVATGIILSHLVKP; this is encoded by the coding sequence ATGATCAGTAAGAATGAGCTCAAATATATTCAAAGTTTGTACCATAAAAAAGTAAGGAATGAAGAGGGCGTGTTTATAGCAGAAGGCGTAAAGCTTGTTAACGAACTATTACAAAACAATTTTCCTGTAAGGAAGGTTTATGCAACGGGCAACTGGCAAAGCCCCGTAGCATTTGAAAACGTGCAGGAAATAGAATTGCAGGAGCTTGAAAAAATGAGCAGCCTTCATACACCCAATATGGTACTCGCTGTTGCTGCACAACAAAAACCTTTGCACGAGCCCGTGCTCCAAAATAACATTACCCTTGTGCTCGATGGCATACAAGACCCCGGCAACCTTGGAACCATTATGCGTATTGCAGACTGGTTCGGCATTACACAGGTTGTGGCAGGTAACGATACGGCAGACATGTATAACCCCAAAGTGGTGCAGTCTACCATGGGCAGTATTATGCGTGTAAATGTATGGTACAAAGAAATTGCATCGTGGCTGGCTACGGCAGATGTGCCTGTTTATGGCGCGCTACTCAACGGAAAAAGTATTTATGAAAAGACTTCTGTGAAAGAAGGCATATTGGTCATTGGCAATGAATCAAAAGGTATAAGACAAGAGGTGATGCCATACATACAGGAAGCGCTCACAATAACCGGCAGCGGCCATGCAGAATCGCTGAATGCAGCGGTAGCAACGGGTATCATTTTATCTCACCTCGTAAAGCCATAA
- a CDS encoding LytR/AlgR family response regulator transcription factor — MKAIIIDDEPLARSIVKEYLQQHAGIELIAECNDGFEGVKAINQYQPDLIFLDIQMPKINGFEMLELIDNPPQVIFTTAFEEYAIKAFETHAVDYLLKPFSKDRFDKALQKLMQQQQQKPAVEKTKQIIEEAGKSPVQSNRVVVKDGGKIKIIPVTQIQYLEAADDYVKIHTAEGAFLKKKTMQFFEDSLAAFHFVRVHRSYIINTQLITRIDAYEKDSHLVLLSSGTRVPVSKQGYAKLKEVLGL, encoded by the coding sequence ATGAAAGCAATTATTATAGATGATGAACCACTTGCAAGAAGTATTGTAAAAGAATACCTGCAACAGCATGCCGGCATTGAGCTAATAGCTGAGTGCAATGACGGTTTCGAAGGGGTAAAAGCTATTAACCAATACCAGCCCGACCTGATTTTTCTTGACATACAAATGCCAAAGATCAACGGCTTTGAAATGCTTGAACTGATCGATAACCCGCCACAGGTCATTTTTACAACAGCATTCGAAGAATATGCCATCAAGGCTTTTGAAACACATGCGGTAGATTACCTGCTAAAGCCTTTCAGCAAAGACCGTTTTGACAAAGCACTGCAAAAGCTCATGCAGCAGCAACAGCAAAAACCGGCAGTAGAAAAAACCAAACAGATCATTGAAGAAGCAGGCAAATCACCCGTGCAGAGTAACCGCGTGGTGGTAAAAGATGGCGGCAAAATAAAAATTATACCGGTTACTCAAATTCAATACCTCGAAGCAGCGGATGATTATGTAAAAATTCATACGGCCGAGGGCGCTTTCCTGAAGAAAAAAACCATGCAGTTTTTTGAAGACAGCCTGGCAGCTTTTCATTTTGTGCGGGTGCATCGTTCCTACATCATCAACACGCAACTGATTACACGTATTGATGCGTATGAAAAAGACAGCCACCTCGTATTACTCAGCAGCGGTACAAGAGTGCCGGTTAGCAAACAGGGTTATGCAAAGCTGAAAGAGGTGCTGGGATTGTAA
- a CDS encoding SgcJ/EcaC family oxidoreductase: protein MNLAIPPTNHTYALYAITLGDYVENAAEKQIRQVFDHMKQAWANADAASFGECFTEDSDFVSFRGEHYKGKASNIAAHEKSFSGMLKNSSLYINIKSIRFLNETMAVVHAEGTVLKEYETATNCKLSYTTNILIKENGVWKITSFHNSKKHRKGLFSRLLGI, encoded by the coding sequence ATGAATCTTGCAATACCACCAACAAACCATACATACGCATTGTATGCAATTACCCTCGGAGACTATGTAGAAAACGCAGCTGAAAAACAAATAAGACAAGTGTTCGACCATATGAAACAGGCATGGGCAAATGCAGATGCAGCATCGTTCGGCGAATGTTTTACCGAAGACAGTGATTTTGTAAGCTTTCGGGGCGAGCATTACAAAGGTAAAGCCAGCAATATAGCCGCACATGAAAAATCATTCAGCGGCATGCTAAAAAATTCAAGCCTCTATATCAACATCAAAAGTATCCGCTTTCTCAACGAAACAATGGCGGTTGTACATGCAGAAGGAACAGTGTTGAAAGAATATGAAACAGCCACAAACTGCAAACTAAGTTACACTACAAATATTCTGATCAAAGAAAACGGCGTATGGAAGATCACTTCCTTCCATAACAGTAAAAAGCATAGGAAAGGATTGTTCAGCAGGCTGTTGGGTATCTGA
- the recN gene encoding DNA repair protein RecN: MLQKLHIQNYAIIDEIEIDFSKQLNIITGETGAGKSILMGALNLILGERADTSMLMKTDKKCFIEGFFVVEKKKPVKAFLASQEFDVDDELVLRREIAANGKSRAFINDSPATLQQLKQLASLLVDLHQQFDTLELGDADFQREVLDALAGNNAMLAEYRLLYYQWQSAKKELEQLQLQKSNFNKELDYFQFLFDELNDLGLKPNELEDLDAELQVLSNAEAIKNALGKVYFELKETEQPVLQVIKQLVNQLQSYETYDSAIATLIERLRSTQIELADIASEAEHTDSKIVYDEQRIDKVNERIAAGYKMLKKHNVKTTDELLQVQQSLEERLQTVLNIDQEIINKEKNTARLLKDAEAVATNISAARKAETEPLCKKVNALLTQVGMPNARLKIDVADAALNEFGKNSIEFLFDANKSNRFEPLRKVASGGELSRLMLCIKSLVAESIDLPTMIFDEIDTGISGEAAKQVGIIMKKLAGKRQVIAITHQPQIAGKADAHFFVYKEIKGDAIKTNIRLLNQDERITAIAQMLSGEKPTAAALENAREMIMN; the protein is encoded by the coding sequence ATGCTTCAGAAACTGCACATACAGAACTACGCTATAATAGACGAGATCGAAATAGATTTTTCAAAACAGCTCAATATTATTACCGGTGAGACGGGTGCCGGTAAAAGTATACTGATGGGTGCATTGAACCTGATACTGGGCGAACGTGCAGATACATCTATGCTGATGAAAACCGATAAGAAATGCTTTATTGAAGGGTTTTTCGTGGTAGAAAAAAAGAAACCCGTAAAAGCATTTCTCGCATCGCAGGAGTTTGATGTGGATGATGAACTGGTTTTGAGAAGAGAAATCGCAGCCAACGGTAAGTCAAGAGCTTTCATCAATGACTCACCCGCCACACTGCAACAGTTGAAACAACTGGCTTCTTTGCTGGTAGACCTGCACCAGCAATTCGATACACTGGAACTAGGCGACGCAGATTTTCAGCGCGAGGTGCTCGATGCGCTTGCCGGTAATAACGCCATGCTTGCTGAATACCGGTTGTTGTATTACCAGTGGCAGAGCGCAAAAAAAGAACTGGAACAACTGCAGTTGCAAAAAAGCAATTTTAATAAAGAACTAGATTATTTCCAGTTCCTGTTTGATGAACTGAATGATCTTGGCCTGAAGCCAAATGAGCTTGAAGACCTCGATGCTGAGCTACAGGTACTGAGCAACGCAGAGGCCATCAAAAATGCATTGGGTAAAGTTTACTTCGAATTAAAAGAAACGGAACAGCCTGTTTTACAGGTTATCAAACAACTGGTTAACCAGTTGCAATCATATGAGACATACGATAGCGCCATAGCAACGCTGATAGAGCGATTACGCAGCACACAGATTGAATTGGCTGATATAGCTTCTGAGGCCGAACATACAGATAGCAAGATCGTGTATGATGAACAGCGCATTGATAAAGTGAATGAAAGAATTGCCGCAGGTTATAAAATGCTGAAAAAACACAACGTAAAAACAACCGATGAATTATTACAGGTACAGCAGTCACTGGAAGAACGATTACAGACTGTTTTAAATATTGACCAGGAGATCATCAATAAAGAAAAAAACACGGCCAGGTTACTGAAAGATGCAGAAGCGGTTGCAACAAACATTTCGGCCGCAAGAAAAGCAGAGACAGAGCCGCTGTGTAAAAAAGTGAATGCGCTGCTCACACAGGTTGGTATGCCTAATGCCAGGCTAAAAATAGATGTGGCAGATGCGGCACTGAACGAGTTTGGAAAAAACAGCATCGAATTTCTTTTCGATGCCAATAAAAGCAACCGCTTCGAACCTTTGAGAAAAGTGGCGAGCGGCGGTGAGCTAAGCAGGCTGATGCTTTGTATAAAATCGCTGGTAGCAGAATCGATCGATCTGCCTACTATGATCTTTGATGAAATAGATACCGGCATTTCCGGCGAAGCCGCCAAACAGGTTGGCATTATTATGAAGAAGCTGGCAGGTAAGCGGCAGGTAATAGCCATAACACACCAGCCGCAAATAGCAGGAAAAGCAGACGCGCACTTTTTCGTTTATAAGGAGATCAAAGGCGATGCAATAAAAACGAACATACGGTTATTGAACCAGGACGAACGCATTACTGCCATTGCGCAAATGCTGAGCGGCGAAAAACCTACCGCTGCGGCATTGGAAAACGCAAGAGAAATGATCATGAATTAA
- a CDS encoding LiaF transmembrane domain-containing protein yields the protein MAEINDNKNEIKHRDGKVITGTFFLVIGALLLANKMGAGIPNWLFTWPSILIIVGLYIGVKHRFQNFGALIMIAIGSLYLINNEFIDLNLQEYGLPIIFLAVGLLFLTRPKNRFRGDDYWKHKDEWKKKWDDKMQQKYGTYGMETNTPDADAINKTTGEFIEVNSVFGSAKKFILSKNFRGGEINCFMGGAEIDLTQADIQGPVIIEANQVFGGTKLVIPAHWDLKIESTSIFGGLEDKRRPVATQIDTNKALIIKGVTIFGGMEIKSY from the coding sequence ATGGCAGAGATAAATGACAATAAAAACGAAATAAAACACAGGGACGGAAAAGTGATTACCGGCACGTTCTTCCTGGTTATTGGTGCACTGTTGCTCGCAAACAAAATGGGCGCAGGCATTCCCAACTGGCTTTTTACATGGCCATCCATCCTCATCATTGTAGGTTTATATATTGGTGTAAAGCACAGGTTTCAAAACTTTGGCGCACTCATCATGATCGCTATCGGTTCGCTTTACCTTATCAATAACGAGTTTATAGATCTCAACCTGCAGGAATACGGCCTGCCCATTATTTTCCTGGCTGTTGGCTTGTTGTTTCTTACACGCCCCAAAAACAGGTTTCGCGGAGATGATTACTGGAAGCATAAAGACGAATGGAAAAAAAAATGGGATGATAAGATGCAACAGAAATATGGCACTTACGGAATGGAAACAAACACGCCCGATGCAGATGCCATCAACAAAACTACAGGCGAATTTATAGAAGTAAACTCCGTATTTGGCAGTGCAAAAAAGTTTATCCTTTCCAAAAACTTTAGGGGTGGCGAGATCAATTGTTTTATGGGCGGTGCAGAGATCGATCTTACACAGGCAGATATACAGGGCCCGGTGATCATAGAAGCCAACCAGGTATTTGGCGGCACCAAGCTCGTTATCCCTGCCCACTGGGATCTTAAAATAGAAAGCACCAGCATTTTTGGCGGGCTGGAAGATAAACGCAGACCCGTTGCTACACAAATAGACACCAACAAAGCACTCATTATAAAAGGTGTCACCATCTTCGGTGGCATGGAAATAAAAAGCTACTAA
- the truB gene encoding tRNA pseudouridine(55) synthase TruB, protein MKQKPIHAAMQPYLEGQVILMNKPLRWTSFDAVKKVRILTGVSKVGHAGTLDPLATGLLIICTGKFTKKINEYMGMPKEYTGSITLGATTPTFDLESEPGNRKPAEHITDAVLHDATRQFTGNILQVPPIHSAIKKDGKKLYELARKGKEVNPDPRPVTIDVFELTKIEMPVVHFRVVCSTGTYIRSLANDFGAALGCGGYLSSLCRTKIGDFNIGHAYTLAGFEAHIMQLKQAATSEGEANA, encoded by the coding sequence ATGAAACAAAAGCCCATACATGCTGCTATGCAGCCTTACCTGGAAGGCCAGGTTATACTGATGAACAAACCGCTGCGCTGGACGTCTTTTGATGCAGTAAAGAAGGTGCGTATTCTTACCGGTGTATCAAAAGTGGGGCATGCCGGTACGCTCGATCCGCTGGCAACAGGCCTGCTCATTATTTGTACAGGTAAGTTTACAAAGAAGATCAATGAATACATGGGTATGCCAAAAGAATATACGGGCAGTATTACGCTTGGCGCAACTACGCCAACATTCGATCTTGAAAGCGAACCTGGAAACAGGAAGCCTGCAGAGCATATTACAGACGCTGTGCTGCATGATGCAACGCGGCAGTTTACAGGGAACATTCTGCAGGTGCCGCCAATACATTCGGCTATAAAAAAAGACGGTAAAAAACTATACGAGCTTGCACGCAAAGGCAAGGAAGTAAACCCTGATCCACGTCCTGTAACGATTGATGTGTTTGAGCTCACGAAAATCGAAATGCCCGTGGTGCATTTCAGGGTGGTTTGCTCAACGGGAACATATATCAGGAGCCTGGCAAATGATTTTGGTGCAGCGCTTGGTTGTGGTGGTTACCTGAGCAGTTTATGCCGCACAAAAATTGGCGATTTTAATATCGGGCATGCATATACACTGGCGGGTTTTGAAGCGCACATTATGCAATTGAAACAGGCTGCAACATCAGAAGGGGAGGCCAATGCCTAA
- a CDS encoding DUF4288 domain-containing protein translates to MKWYLAKLIYQIICGDGTHTPQFDEQLRVIMAEDELHAFQKARSIGEREQDDFLNHSNKPVRWKFIDVPEMHPMNALVDGAEMYSRIREEDNADIYIRVTQMKAAHLLESSAHQCIRLN, encoded by the coding sequence ATGAAATGGTACTTAGCAAAACTTATTTACCAGATAATCTGCGGCGATGGTACACATACTCCGCAGTTCGATGAACAGTTACGCGTAATCATGGCAGAAGACGAACTGCATGCATTTCAAAAAGCCAGGAGCATTGGCGAAAGAGAGCAGGACGACTTTCTAAACCACTCCAACAAACCGGTACGCTGGAAATTTATTGACGTGCCCGAAATGCACCCGATGAATGCGCTGGTAGATGGTGCAGAAATGTATTCAAGAATACGGGAAGAAGACAATGCAGATATTTATATTCGTGTTACGCAAATGAAAGCGGCACACCTGCTGGAAAGCAGTGCCCACCAATGTATCAGACTAAACTAA
- a CDS encoding enoyl-ACP reductase FabI, whose product MSYNLLKGKKGIIFGALDERSIAWKTALRCHEEGAEIVLSNAPVAMRMGEINKLAEKVNAPVVAADATSMDDLKKLFETATKHFNGGVDFVLHSIGMSLNVRKGKSYTELDYGFNQKTLDISAMSLHRVLRTAWDMDAINEWGSVVALTYIAAQRVFPDYSEMADAKALLESVTRSFGYHYAVKKKVRVNTVSQSPTATTAGSGVKGFDGFIDYADKMSPLGNATGDQCADYCVSLFSDLTRMVTMQNLFHDGGFSFTGVTPQVIEQMGK is encoded by the coding sequence ATGTCGTATAACTTACTAAAAGGAAAGAAAGGAATTATATTCGGCGCACTTGATGAAAGATCAATTGCCTGGAAAACCGCACTGCGTTGTCATGAAGAAGGCGCAGAAATCGTTTTGAGTAATGCGCCTGTAGCTATGCGTATGGGCGAAATAAATAAACTGGCTGAGAAAGTAAATGCACCGGTAGTTGCTGCAGATGCCACAAGTATGGATGATCTTAAAAAACTCTTCGAAACTGCAACAAAACATTTTAATGGCGGTGTAGATTTTGTGCTGCATTCAATAGGTATGAGCCTTAATGTGCGTAAAGGCAAATCTTATACAGAACTTGATTATGGTTTTAACCAGAAAACACTCGATATTTCTGCCATGAGCCTGCACCGCGTATTACGCACTGCATGGGATATGGATGCCATCAACGAATGGGGCAGCGTGGTAGCGCTTACTTATATTGCTGCACAAAGAGTGTTCCCGGATTACAGCGAAATGGCTGATGCAAAAGCATTGCTCGAAAGTGTTACGCGCAGCTTCGGTTATCACTACGCTGTTAAAAAGAAAGTGCGTGTAAATACTGTTTCACAATCACCAACTGCTACTACTGCAGGTAGTGGTGTAAAAGGTTTCGACGGCTTTATAGATTATGCCGATAAAATGAGCCCGCTGGGTAATGCAACCGGCGACCAATGTGCAGACTATTGCGTATCGCTGTTCAGCGATCTTACACGCATGGTAACCATGCAAAACCTTTTCCATGATGGTGGTTTCAGCTTTACCGGCGTAACACCGCAGGTAATAGAACAAATGGGTAAGTAA